Within Montipora foliosa isolate CH-2021 chromosome 3, ASM3666993v2, whole genome shotgun sequence, the genomic segment AGCACATGCTTCCTGTCGTTttgatatattttatatattccATCACTTTCCAGTCAGTTGTATTTCTGATTTTCAAATGCAACCTTGTCAGTTATTTTGCACGTGGAGGGAAATCTGAATTTAAAATTATAAAAGATCTATGAACATTACAAAAGGGCAATTATCGATAACCGGAAAACGTTCCTTTGCCACAACCTACGCGTGATAAACAAACACCGCTCTTAACGCTTCACCATCTCACATTTATTTTCACCATTTTACGTCATACTGTGTTATTATTGAAAAGTTACCGACAGTTCTGTTTCGTGTAGGTCATCAATGACTTACTTCGTTCTCCTGGGGATGATGCATCACCTTTGGATCGACAAGAAACAGAAGTGGATCAGTTGAGCTGTGCTTCTGGTAGTATGATAGATGAAGAGGATTATAGTCTTCAAGTAAGGCACAAGATTTAGTGCGCATCATTATTgggaatattttatttcataaagAAGGGCATGGGAACATGTTATGAACTTAACTTATTTTGTTTCTAGAATTTTACGCTCAGATCCACTCCTCCACAGTCTGGCCCTGCATCTTCCTTATCTGCTGTCGATGAAGACATTGTTAGTATTAAAGTGCCCTTTTTGTTTCGAGGCGAGACTGACATTGTTCAACActgttgaaatatatttttgtgacgaaatttctttttttatgcaGAATGATTCAAGTGCCCAGGTACCTGCATCTGGTTCTTTACCAACTTTCTTGCCAATGATGACAAGTACTCCAAACATGGTATTTACAAATTTATATAGCTGTTATCAGACAATTAAGTCTTTCATTACAAAACATTCTTCATATTACATTGATTTGCAAGACATCCCTACCTCCCTAACAGGTAGATTCTCTACCCTTTGGTTAAAATGAGCTCAGCTTCATGCTTTCCCAAAAGCAATATATGTTTATAGGTTAGATATTTGGTTAACTTGAAACAACACATATTTTTTTGCAGAATGCTACCAGTATTCAGTTACCTTCCTCAACTTTGACAGATCATAACTATCAGAAGCATCAGAGGCTGACTCGTACTCCCAGTGAGGTATAAAGTAAATTATATAGATCTTGAAAGACAAGCTCACATCATTCAGTTTAGTATTACATCTCTCCTATGTTATTGTCATGCTTTTTAGGCACCTGATACAGATGATACCACTTCAGAGGCAACAAATTATTCTGTCTGTCCTGAATGTGCAAGTTTaaagaaagagaggaaaaagctGAAGAGGAAAGTCAGAGACATGAATGAAAAGATAAGTCAATTGAAGGACGGATTGCAGAAAAACCGGGAAGATTGGGCAATTTCATTTAAAGAGATTGAGTACCAACAACCAGTTTTAGTGACATCAGGTGTGTTAAAGACAATGCTGTCTCCTATTACCTACATGTATTGCTGGTAGCAGTTGATAACACATATGAACTAACTACAAAACATGGCAGCTGAGAGACTAATAATATTGGTAAGTCTTGCCTTGGGTGATAACCCATGATTTATAGCAGATTTCAATGACAATGATGCATTTTTATCTTTAGAAACTCAAACTTCTGCTGATGATCTTAAGGGTGAACCTACCCAGGAGCAGAAAACCACCGAGGCATTAGAAAAAGAGGATCTAGAAGAAGAAGAGCATACGATGGAGGGAGAAATTGGAAATGGAAAACCAGAGgagagaaatgaaaatgaagacCCCTCTTGGACACCAGAGGAGGCAGATGCTgcctacaaaaaagaaaatgatgatgACAGTGAGGAGAGTAACAAACCTAGGTGACTGACTCAAACAGTAACTTCTTGTTCTAAAAAAGGCATAGTTTATACATAGTTATATTTTCTTACTTCTGCTTGGACAGCAAACTAATTaatatattgtatatattgtatatTGTATAAAAGTAACTTGCATGcatttgtcttttgtttttcttatagACTGGACTGGACAGGCAAAAAACCCAGGGAGGAACCCAAAGGAATAGTGTTCCTTTCAAAACTTCTGCTTCTCTTTCAACACTGCCACATATGTTTTTCAGCAAATCCAGCCCTTAGTGTCACCCAGACAGGCACTATGATGACTATTCAGTCCAGCTGCAGTCGTTGCTCAGACACATTCATTTGGCAAAGCCAGCCATTTCTTCTTGGAAAGTTTCCTGCTGAGAACCTTCTTCTCAGCTTTGCTGTACTCTGTGCTGGTGCATCAGTGAATAAAGTTCTATTGGTATTTCGGCACATGGGAATGCTAATTTACAGTGAACCCACCTACTACCATAAGCGACATCTGCTTATCCCAGCCATTGTATCATTTTGGCGCAGTTACCAGGCAAAAATAATAAACTCACTAAACGGAAAAGAGGTCACACTGGCAGGTGATGGCCGACACTACAGCATGGGCCATTCAGCAAAGTATGGTACATACACCATATTTTACTGTACAGTGGGCCTCATTATTCACATCGTCCTTGTGCAGGTTGGTAAATGTGGCTAATAAACAATGTGGAAatattaaaattacaaaaaaaaaacaacacgccaACAAAGATGGTTTTGGTTTAGAAAAAAGGAACTGAAGTAATCATCAGTGACTGGAGTAACAATTCAAGACTAAATCACATGATACAGTTACTTTcattaatttataataatttttccaTCAGGCGAATGAAGCTGGTAGCAGTTCCAGTATGGAGTTCTATGGTCACCAGAAGGCATTTCTGTATCTTCTTACTACTGGCATGATTATCAGGGCTTTCATTTCAGATCGGCATTCAGCCATTTCAAAGTGGATGAGAGTTGAATGCCCAAAAAAATGCAAGGAACTGGGGAAACCGGTAGTTGACCATTTCTATGACCTGTGGCACATTGGCAAAAGTAAGAACATCAAGACTGattacagtacatgtaactcTTATTAAGTACTTTAATTAGACACCTTTGACCAGTTAGCCTGGGGCTCATTAAAATGTGAACAGGAAGGCtacaaattcaaatgtaaaattTAAGTATGTTATCTATTCAATAAGAATACAAAAAACTAGATTATaccattaaaaatttaaaaactagaCTATGAACCCTAAAACGTGACTCTTTCAATCATATATTTGTTTCTGAATGTGACTAAAACTGTTTCTTAATGGagaaatgaaatacatgtatttaatttgtttgtcccATTCTAGAGATCCAAAAGGTGTTGACCAAATTAAGCAAAGAAAAGGGGTGTGAAGTGATTGGCAGGTGGAAAAAAGCATGTGTACGACACTTCTACTGGGCTGTGACATCAACTCGGCCAAAACTTGGTGATctgatattggccaagttcaaTGCCTTTCTCAGCCATGTCATTAATAAGCACAAGGACCTCCCCAGTCGACTGTTTAACAAGTGTGCCCATGGTGCTGTTATCACCCCAAAGGTCTGGCTCACAAAAGGTAAACAATTGTTGTAGAGTACTTTGTAACTTGTATATGGAACATTTAATGCAGTCTGTTTACTAACAGTGAGATTTTAGGGGATTGCTGCACAACTTTGTACAAATGTGCACATGGCTTGGCCTAGGAAAAGAAGAAGCcttcatatatatttttttatttgcttagGCTAACAAATCTTTGTTACAGGATCAATTGCATATGAGAAGTTATGTGAAGCACTTAGTCAGAACCACCTTGTCAAAGCAATCAAGCAAGCATCCCCTGTTGCCCAAACCAGTTGCTTGGAGGGATATCACTCCGTTGTAAATCAATTTGCCCCCAAGATGTTAGCATACTCATATCTTGGAATGCTATGCAGGTAATAATACTGTCCATTTTGTTTGAAATTGAgacataaaatccaaaaagacgaCACTCATTTTGTAATACTCCCTTTTGACTAATACTACAACATCAGACATCTTTCAGAAAAAAAGCTACACCTGTTATGTTTGAATATTGCTTGTATGTGCAATGAAGCAAACCAGTGAGAATCTACTGTGGCTTTAACTGCCTACTATTTAATTTCAGGACTATCCTCTCAGCAATTCATTTCAATTACAATCTGAGGAGACAAAACAAGGTTGATGATCACGGAAACATAAAGGTTAAAGTCACATATCCCAAATTTAAAGATGGCGAGGCAACAGTGAGAGAGATTAACGTGGAGCAAAATTATGGTACTTTAATGAATAGACTGATGCTCTTAAGTACAGTGATGATCAGACAAACGTAACAATTGCAAAGAGAGATGGTTCATACTCTTAAATTgcctttttatattttttattaaaaaatttaTACGTTTCTGGCAGACTAGTTTCTGTAGACATACAGAGggaatactcatgggaatttagacagttaaaaattgccactcaattgtaaatttcaaaaatattcaTGACGTGCGGCAATTGATCATGCACAAAAATGAAatcagagtcttctttcctcttcccgacgtATCTAGAAACagcgaaagagactctgctctcAGGTTATTAGTAAATGAGTTAAGTAAGGGAAgcaaaatttaaattcttctATCTTTGTTTATGGCAGGTGATTAATTAACACATCATGATTAAGATAGATTGACGTGCTTCTCCTTTCTCATGGCTTAAGAACCACAATGAGTTCACAAATTCTGTCATTAAAACTTTTCTTGAATCGTTTCAACTTTTTAACTTTGATGATGCAAATTATTCAACTTGAGATTTTGGTGGAACTTGCAGCTCATAAGACTTACTTAACGGCAGCATTGTAAAGACTTCCAATGTGATAGTGGGGTAAATGTGGTTGAACAAAAACAGTTTGTTACAGTACCTTAAGAGTGGCCAACGTTATTGCTACAAGACAATAACACTTGAAAAGGGAGTAAAGCAATTTTGATGGTGGCCTTGTTCCTTTTGTTGTAACCTCAGGGCTCcttcaaacaatttttaaacAGATAGATTAGAAAGATGCTGTTGATAGTAATGACGAAATGAAAGTGGAGCTCAGTGAATGTCTTAGCCTGATGAAAACCTTTTCACACACAGCCCTCCAGTCTTTATATTCAGCAATCCTGACTCCAAACAGCCTGCTTATTTCCCTGGTTCAGGTTGTTCAAAGGCTGGATAGTGAGCGCCACCCAGTAAATTGCTATCCAGCTGGTAATTATTCAGAAAATCAGTTATGTCTTCCACTGGTTAAATATTTACGTTATCCACCGattgaacaactgggcctgGATGTACACCTCTTCACATTATTTTTTATAGTTTAATTTAATACTTCATACATGTACCTTGGCAAGTCTATTCTTTCGTTTGTCAATTTGTGGTTTGGGTGTGCTAGAACTTGTCTAAGATGGTTTGAGCTCAAATTGCTGTGGCTAAATATGGCAACCATCAAATGTCAGAGCAAATGTTTGTGGCCTATTTTATGTGAAGAACAGACTTAATTGTAGAGTTGGTTCGAACCACAGGATCTGTGAACAAAGACGTATGACCTTACATGTTCGACCTCAGTTTTGTCATTAATTTGTCATTAATTTGTTTATCCTTAAACCCCTCAATCAAATTTCTTGTGAGAGGAGAGGTTGTGTGTAGtttaaaggagctatgtcacaCACTGCTCATGTGCGCGAAGAAGCGTTACATCTTGGAAACGTTCGCCAACTTTTTCAAGTTCTTCGGATGATTCAATATCAAGAGTTTATCGTTTTTTATCTCAGCCATCTGTTAACAGTTCGCATAGTCAGACGTTCGTTACTATTTCACAGCCCTCTTAGAAGGTTCCtgtgtgtttttgtttcaattacTCTGATCAACGGCTTATTTGAGGTCAACTATTTGGAGTTAACCAAAATGTCCTCTCATGGAGGCCATCGATCAGGAAGCGGCCGCAAGAAAATCTTCGCCAGCCAGTCAGCGAGGCTTCAGTTTTGGCGAAAGACTCATAAAAGGATTTCGTTGCATAGAACAATTTTTTCATCTTGGGTTTCTGCGAGGATCAAGTGCGGATATGACAACGATTCCATGTTTGCTGCCCATCTTCTATCACTCGAGAGAAGAAGAAGGTACGTGCATAAAATGTCTGTTCAGTCTGTCTGCTAGCGGTCTAATTTTGAGTCAATCAGTTGTTTTGAATGTATGTATCTATTTTCTTTTATAGGGAAATCGCATCAACCGTTTGTAAAAAGAGAGGTGCATCGTCCATAAACCTTCCTTCCTCAAAACGACCCCTTATTGAAGGTGAGACTAACGATGTACTTGATTCTAGATTGAATAAATGTCTTTCCATTACTAATTACTAGTCCTAAAACTGAAAGCCCCAAAAAAGATCAAGAAATATCTGTACTTCCACATTCTACGCTATTCTATAAGACTGAAGTATATTCCTCTCTTATGAAGGGCTACTGTTGTCATCCACTCCTTTGCAAGAATTATCTGTACCAGTATAAGAAAAAATTGATTATTCTGTTGTCCGTGTAGGAAATGATGATTCGAGGTGAGTAAgcatttatttcttgttttgaatAACTTTCTAATGTGGCTTGAAAACTGGGTCTATAAGGGAACTTCTATAAGCAAGTGGTATGAGTTACATTTATAGTTGTTTGCATCCTTGCTGGTTcaaagttgtttattttatctCTTGTTTAGTGATGTGGATGTAACAGGAATTGCTGTCTCAGAGTTGTCAACTCATAACGTTAGCTACCGTGTTGTAAATGACTCAGTAATAACGGTTGATGATGCAGACAAGTACCAGGATACTGATGAGTCCACACACACAGACTCATCAGACAGTGAAAGTGATTGTATGGAAAGAAATTCACAGTATGTATTGATGTTGGTTATTGTTTATTTGTAATGTGGCACTTATTTTGTTGCGACTTTGTAAGAAATCCACGATAACGTTTTTCTATTCTGTCTCAAGTATTCAGTGCTTTCGATAAACACTGACAGCCAAAGAAACTTGTCTACTGCCCTCCTCAGAGGAGTCGGCAACTTTGGTCCTTAAAACTGAAGTAACTATGGAAAAACTCGTTCAAACCTTGTTGGTACAGTAGGTTACTCTACTTAAACCAGCTTTCTACTGTACTTCAAAAAGCAATGCTTTATCTGGGTCTTGTACAATATTGGCATCTGAGGTTAGTGAGCAGCATGATGCTAGTGAATGTTAATTCTCACTAACCAATATTATTACGGTATTGAAACTGTGTCATGTGAGTTCAAGTGTGTCCCACTTCAACAGTCAAGGAGTAAATGGTAATATTGAATGAATCAAGGAAGGAACGTGAGCATCACAACTTTAGAATCAGTAGCAAAGTACAGtattattattctttaatttctttcttggtttttaaatttatttcccTTTGTTTGAAACTCATTATCATACACTATCATACccataaacaaacaaaataaaaatttaaaccaaggaaaaaattgaaccacaacatataaATCCATTGCAAAACTTTTACTTTCAAATTGGCTTGCAATGTAGTGTAAGTGTACCAAACAAAACCAGTAATACAATAATTGTAATCACTGAATGGTTTAATATTAATTATGTTTTGAGTGTTATTTTCAGTGTACAAGAAGCCTTACAGGATCTAGATGAAGATCAGATTATTGATTGCGAGAGTGCAATTAGTGACAGTTCTGAAGTATATGACACTGGGTAAGTTTATAAGTTAACATGTTGTTTGCGGGAGATAAATCTTATGACTATGCAGGCGAAATAGAACTTGTTATAAGAGTGTGTATGGTGTGATCTGATCCAGTGGAGGGCATCACATTTGGGTGAAGATATTGGCAGTCAATACAGCTCGAGTGATTCTAAATCAAAGGCCAAAGGATAGTGAAACACAATCAATTACTAATTTTATTGATACCAGAAGACAAATTAACCAAAAAGAAACATTGGCATTAATTAAAAGGTATTCTTGAATTATCTGACCTTCTAGATCTGACATAGAAGATGAGGAAGAGATGAGTGACCAAGATGATGACAACGAGCTTAGAATTGAAACAGATTCAACCTCAAATCCTGTTGAAAGAACTGAAGCTGATTTGACAATTGAGCTGCCAGTGCAAGATTGTACTGTTTTATCTCAAAACCCTGCCATTGTTTCTCCGTCAACAGCGCCAGCTGCATCACCCATGCCCTCTGTTTCTAACATTCCCACTATGTCCATACAATATCCCAAGCTTAGTAGGCTAGAGGAGCAGGGTACCCTTAAGGAAGAAGTCTCACTGGCCAAGGATACCAAAGTGATTTGCTCACTTGATTTGTTCTTGGAGCTCTTCAAGTATTGCCGTCAACCAGGCTGTGCTAATCAAGCAATCATTAAACACCACACTATTGGTCCTACTTTGATAGTCAACTGGAAGTGTTCGTCTGGTCACCAGGGAAAGTTTACATCATCAAAAGATGTAAATGATGCGTATGTAAATTAACCTACAAACAGCTGCTGCCATCCTGCTAtcagggaacagtttctttaaaattgCCACATTCTACCGGGTACAGAGACTGTACCTGATACCTGTTGTTAATGGGTGGTGGTCCTGGCAGAGGGAGCAGATTCTTAAAGATTTTATTAATAAAGAAGTGATTGTCTGTGGTGATGGCCAGTGTGATTCTCCTGGGCATACAGCTAAGAATTTATGTTATTTCTTGATGGAGCTGGTCAGTGGCTATATCCTGGAGGTTGAGGTGAAGGACAAACGTCATGTTAATTTGGTGTCTCTTAACATGGAGAAAAGGGCATTACAGAGTGCGCTTCAGCGGCTTAAAGGAGTCTTGAATGTTGTTGAAATTGTCACAGATGCCTCTTCAACGATAAAAAAGTTGATTGGTAAGATTAAACAAGCAATACTCAACCAAGTTTATCACTCTTACTTTATTATGTTCATCTACACAATCTTGCATCAAAAACTCATGGCTTGCAAGCACATTCTATGTCACTCGATTCTGTCTGCATGGCTGCCCTAATGCCCTTCGGCAAAGTGTTTGTTACTTGCTTTCCCTTACATTGACtagttttttcttgaaagaaataGACTGTTATTCAAGTTTGGCATCCTTTTGCAGGCCATAATCTAAAAAGAAACATATAGCACTAGTCACTTTCCCAATTTGtggtttttgttcttttttagcTGACGAGTTTCAAGGAGTGTTCCACAGTCTGGATGTGTGGCACAAATCAAAGAGTATAAGGAAGTGCCTGGCAAAGGTAATATTTTCTCCAGCAGGCAATCAATTCTTATGGCAATCTTGGTATTATTTGAGATAATAACTGTGTAACCACAGGAAAAGTTATTTCATGGTTAGCAGAACACTTTTTACATTGTAGATACCGAAAAATACCAACTATTCTCTGCTGACTCGATACTTGtaggttggaaaattaaaagacATGGACAAGATAAAGGATTGGGCAGATGACATAATCCTGCATTTCTGGCATTGTGCAAGCAGCTGCAAGGACATGGCAACAACCAGTGACGACGAGGCTGTTGAAATCATGAAGGTAGCCATACTGTTGCATACCAGTTTCACCTCTTTCACATGTCGGCAGTGACAGTCTTCCTTAGAATTAAATGTTAttgtaatatatatttttttgcttaATAGCAAACATATAGCAGCCCAGTCGAACTGTTTTGAAGTAGTAGGCAGGATATCCAAAGTACTAGGCAGCAAAGGCAAAAACTTGTGTggtttttcttttgatattaCTAAACCCACACAATGTGAGTTTTGAGTAGGCAGCAGAATAATATTCCACTGGAAGCGGCAAAATTGTCAACTACCGACTCATTTTTACTAGGCTGATAcagtctcttttgttttttagaaTAAATGGATTGGACTTCTGCATCATGTGTGTGACGAACATGATTGGGTTGGAGGTAGTTGTGAACATGATGAGTTACAAGAACATAGCCTTCCATGGTTTGACCGCAGGGATAAGGACTTTGAAGCGCTTCAGAAGATCATTTTAGAACCTCAGCTCCTTGCAAGCTTCAAATCTTATGTTAGATTCAGGTAACCAAAAGGGAGGCTTAGAGTATTTGACGTACATTGACAAATGTCATTTCAATGTATTAAAGATAATAGTACATCAAACAAGTCTTTTTATCCATTTTTCAGACAACACGTTTAtcaaaaagcaatattttttaCCCGATTAGACATGTCTTGAAGGCAGATTAGACATCAgacataaaaacaaaatgtagtTTCCTCCTTTTTAGTGTTACAACTGAAATGTGAtgtaaaatttgtttaaaagtaGGATTGATGATTAGCAAGTAAATTATTCACTTTTGACCAAATTCTCGTCTGGTCAGAACTACATGTAATGCATgtagaaaaggaaaattattCTTATAATTAAGGAtttgcaagttgaagaaattcattacttaattaatattctattaacaataaattattgtcatTGATTATCATTTGTTTGCCCCAGGCATACCGGAAGTATCAACTGTGCTAACAATCTTTCTCTGGCACATGCATCCAAAAGATGTTCATACAGGTTTGTCATTACTGTTGTTTACATTGTTACTCAATGCTATTATTCCATTTATGTCTTCCATTCTATATTCAAATCAGGTGGCACATATTCTCCATTTTTAGCCTGCAGTAAATAACACAGTTACCTTTCAGGATTTCTACCGTTACTTTGCTTTTCACTTTGCCTTACCATAGGGAATAGAGAACTAGTTTAAATAATTACTGGAACACAATAAAATGAAAGGAAGTTAAGACTTGAAACTGCTTCAAAGTTAAGAGGTCATTCGGTATCTGGCAGAACCAATAAAGGGATGATTTGGTGCTGCAGTCAAAGCAATTTCAAATGACTAGAAACTGGAACCTATGAAATGCTTGCTCTTGCCtttgaaacattttcatttttttcttgtttctgcATTATCCAATAAAACCTTTCGAAGTGACTGTAGATTAATGTAAAGGCTGACCAAATAATAActgctataataattattatctttgttgcaGTTACAAAGTGTACAAGGCTCGAAAACAGCTCGCAGCCATTGACTGGAATTTCCATTTAAACCAAGAGACTACAACAACAAAGTCTGGAGAGCAAATAGTTACAAGGCAATATAACCAGAGAACAAAGGAATGGGATTCAAAAATTGTCAAAGTGAAGAAAACTTATGACTACATGCCTGTCATGATGGCCAAGATCCTTCGCCTCAGAAACGAAGATGTGGACATTGTCACACAACGAGTGTCCCTAAGTGAAAGCGACCCAGCATTCCTGGCACCCACTATTGCTGACAAACCGCCACCTCCTATTTATTGCACACAGGAGCAGATTTAAGAATGCTAGTAATGCAGGCAGTTCAGAGCCAGAATCTTCAACTGACACTTCAAATACGTGATCATGTATGGACTCTAACTGTCCTGTTCAGACTAAATAAGTTATGTAGTGGCTGAGAATTGAAGTACTGTGGTTCAAATGAAAGGGTAGAGGAGATCATATTTTGATAATgagattgaaacaaaaaatgatACCCAGGGGTTACAAAGTTATTTATAGAAGACACAATGTACATAAAGAGTTGCAAAGcaaatatacatttttatttttacaatcAAATAACGAGATCAATACAATTCAAGCACACTTTGATGTATTGCTATTGTTACCAGACAAGtgtctttgaatgaaagtgaccCTACTTTGCTGGCCCCCATCATTACTGAAAAGCAGGCACCCCCTTCAAAGGAACTTTTTATTGCACGTAAGAGCAGATTTAAATCTGGTACTGGAGATCATTCAGAGAATTTCTCGAGCAACAATTAAAATTCAAAGAGGACAACAGGTTGAAAAGTGTCTTATTGTCCTGCTGACTTAGCAGTAAAATGCTGATAAGGGGTAATCTGATCATGGTTATTAACACGCGAACcggtattttcttttttgggggtATGTCAAAATGAATGATTAAGAGATTGAAATTTTGAACTGAGGATCTGAGCGGCTCCTGCATGACAAACATACCAGTCAATCAATGACTTAATAGTATTTATTAAAAGCTACAAGTTTAGATTTATCAAATAAACTTAGAACAACTTAAGTCTTATATAGCTTACTTACACGAGCAGGGTGCAAAGAAGGTCATTTTCACAGCAAGCTGAAGCTAGCATTTACTAGCCCAGATGTCATTTCAACTAGCCCCGAACACTTTTGATAAGCAGAATTAATTTTACAGTTCTTCTGTAATTTGAATTCCTCAAGTAACGTCGCAGTTTAGAACAAAATGCACTTGCCTGATAGCAAAGTCCACTAGTCCCAGGCTACGGGACAGTACATTCTTTGCACCCTGTAATATAGTACAAAGAACTAGAACATTGCAAGGACATTTGCTAACAAtttaattgcatgatttttATTCTTGAAATCAGTTCACAGAACGAGCACAATTCAGctaatttcaaattttgtaaatCCTAGCTTGCATGTATGTAACACTGTGATTTTCTTTACTacacacaataatattattgctggttttcattcacgtgatcaacagccttgtttttcaacgaaaacaaaaggaagcgtttgcataataatagagttaaattcccggaggatttggtcggggcaccaacatggccgccttttctttgtttaggggcaccaacatggcggtcatgacgtcatgtgaaaactaaaaatatattgaTGAAAGTGGCTCGCAATGAAAGCATAACAATGTCATAAACTAAAGGTGTGCATCAAGAAAAATCTATAATCCCCTCAGTGAAGGTTTTTAGGTTTCCCCCAACTCTTTTTTACAACCACCCTCCCCATGAAATAAGCCCATTGACCTTTTTGGGGGTGGAAATGGATATTTTATGAAAAGATGGTTGCACACTGTACATGAAATAGAATAACAAAGTATACAATAATGGTGAATATGGTTCAACTAAAGTGCAAATTTTAGCTGTTGAATTGCCAGGAAAGAAGTAACTGTAAAATACACCTTGggttcatgtacatgtaggttccATGGAAAAGATTGTTTTGATGATTTGCAACTGTTGTGTTCCTTTATCTTATGATAAACAGTGCAgtaattaataattttgaagATAATGCTCATTGGGGTATTATTACTAGCCTGCTGCATggcaaaacaaacaagaaaattatTCTTTCATgggacacaattttttttcttcctgtttaGTTTGACATTAGGGTTAGCTAAAACTTAGGGAGGCAAAGTGACTTTACAGTTACTCAGCCCTGTATCCCATGTAAACACCAGTTTGGGATGGATAGTGCCTCCGGATAACAGTGACAACACAGGAAGGACACACTTTCCTGTTTCCCTTACCTAAGTAACCATATCTATCCAGTATATACTGACGATAGGCAGTCTTTCTTAAAGCCCGAGTGCTGT encodes:
- the LOC137994184 gene encoding uncharacterized protein, which codes for MNVNELLKEHIHKGCMIHSWYIFHQLAGETAGGEKLELKCDCGKKEVINDLLRSPGDDASPLDRQETEVDQLSCASGSMIDEEDYSLQNFTLRSTPPQSGPASSLSAVDEDINDSSAQVPASGSLPTFLPMMTSTPNMNATSIQLPSSTLTDHNYQKHQRLTRTPSEAPDTDDTTSEATNYSVCPECASLKKERKKLKRKVRDMNEKISQLKDGLQKNREDWAISFKEIEYQQPVLVTSETQTSADDLKGEPTQEQKTTEALEKEDLEEEEHTMEGEIGNGKPEERNENEDPSWTPEEADAAYKKENDDDSEESNKPRLDWTGKKPREEPKGIVFLSKLLLLFQHCHICFSANPALSVTQTGTMMTIQSSCSRCSDTFIWQSQPFLLGKFPAENLLLSFAVLCAGASVNKVLLVFRHMGMLIYSEPTYYHKRHLLIPAIVSFWRSYQAKIINSLNGKEVTLAGDGRHYSMGHSAKYGTYTIFYCTVGLIIHIVLVQANEAGSSSSMEFYGHQKAFLYLLTTGMIIRAFISDRHSAISKWMRVECPKKCKELGKPVVDHFYDLWHIGKKIQKVLTKLSKEKGCEVIGRWKKACVRHFYWAVTSTRPKLGDLILAKFNAFLSHVINKHKDLPSRLFNKCAHGAVITPKVWLTKGSIAYEKLCEALSQNHLVKAIKQASPVAQTSCLEGYHSVVNQFAPKMLAYSYLGMLCRTILSAIHFNYNLRRQNKVDDHGNIKVKVTYPKFKDGEATVREINVEQNYGTLMNRLMLLSTVMIRQT